From the genome of Pseudomonadota bacterium, one region includes:
- a CDS encoding leucine--tRNA ligase gives MQDTAPTPNPSAGHVDQDARADRYPFAEIEPKWQARWEEAQLYRASDTSDKPKFYALDFFPYPSGAGLSVGHCRNYIPTDAACRAMAMKGYNILHPMGWDAFGQPAENEAIKRGRNPREMVDEYAATYRRQMKLIGISYDWSREINSSSPEYYRWTQWFFLYLYKRGLAYRSHAPTNWCPSCKTGLANEEVKLGHCWRCGSVVEKRPMPQWFFKITAYGDRLISGLDTVAWPEGIKHMQREWIGRSEGAEVDFAVASDTSKKVRVFTTRPDTLYGATFMVLAPEHPLVADVTTDAQRDAVEQYRITAGRTSDIDRMAADRKKTGVFTGAYAINPLTRQQVPIWIADYVLMGYGTGAIMCVPAHDQRDFEFAKAFDLPIRLVYKQADGVDAASLTHAAVDGTEVIDSGAFTGMTCPAGKSVSEWVKETVVPAFIKQLVAEGLGEARVNYRLRDWLISRQRYWGAPIPIIHCPKCGEVPVPEDQLPVRLPDVEKYQPSGTGESPLATIPGFVNVSCPTCGTEARRETDTMGGFACSSWYFLRFCDPHNDKAPFDAEKARYWLPVDLYVGGAEHAVMHLLYARFWTKAMHDGGLIDFDEPFQTLRNQGMLLGWTPGRRPVGSEANEEADESIVDWVVLRPEERAGFPEDQIMYRWVKMSKSYGNVVTPDEMAEQYGADVLRVYELFVAPFEDAVQWSNQGMNGAARFVNRVWRLYGEGLARFKGDWAARIADVGGPTHEKMRRKLHQVLRKVGDDLSSFRFNVGLAALMELVNEAVPYFGSADADDDVCSEVMELLCLMLAPVTPHMCDELWNRMGKPGFTWNATWPAFDEKVAADPTRTIIVQVNGKLRDKIEVEAGTPEDAVKSLALASEKVISALEGRAPKKVVVVPEKLVNIVV, from the coding sequence ATGCAAGACACCGCCCCCACCCCGAATCCCTCCGCCGGGCACGTCGACCAAGACGCCCGCGCCGACCGCTACCCCTTCGCCGAGATCGAGCCGAAGTGGCAGGCGCGCTGGGAGGAGGCGCAGCTCTATCGCGCGTCTGACACCTCCGACAAGCCCAAGTTCTACGCCCTCGACTTCTTCCCGTATCCCTCGGGCGCGGGGCTCAGCGTGGGGCACTGCCGCAACTACATCCCCACCGACGCGGCCTGTCGCGCCATGGCGATGAAGGGCTACAACATCCTCCATCCGATGGGGTGGGACGCCTTCGGCCAGCCGGCCGAGAACGAGGCCATCAAGCGCGGACGCAACCCGCGCGAGATGGTCGACGAGTACGCCGCCACCTATCGTCGCCAGATGAAGCTCATCGGCATCTCGTACGACTGGAGCCGCGAGATCAACTCGTCGTCGCCCGAGTACTACAGGTGGACCCAGTGGTTCTTCTTGTACCTCTACAAGCGCGGTCTCGCCTATCGCTCGCACGCGCCCACCAACTGGTGCCCCAGCTGCAAGACGGGACTGGCCAACGAAGAGGTGAAGCTGGGGCACTGCTGGCGCTGCGGCAGCGTGGTCGAGAAGCGCCCGATGCCGCAGTGGTTCTTCAAGATCACCGCCTATGGCGATCGCCTCATCAGCGGGCTCGACACGGTGGCCTGGCCCGAGGGCATCAAGCACATGCAGCGCGAGTGGATCGGACGCAGCGAGGGGGCCGAGGTCGACTTCGCGGTGGCGTCTGATACCAGCAAGAAGGTGCGGGTCTTCACCACGCGTCCCGACACGTTGTATGGGGCCACGTTCATGGTGCTGGCGCCGGAGCATCCGCTGGTGGCCGATGTCACCACCGATGCGCAGCGCGACGCCGTCGAGCAGTACCGGATCACCGCCGGACGAACCAGCGACATCGATCGCATGGCGGCGGATCGCAAGAAGACGGGCGTCTTCACCGGTGCGTACGCCATCAATCCGCTCACCCGTCAGCAGGTGCCCATCTGGATCGCCGACTACGTGCTGATGGGCTACGGCACGGGCGCCATCATGTGCGTTCCCGCGCACGATCAGCGTGACTTCGAGTTCGCCAAGGCCTTCGATCTCCCCATTCGCCTCGTCTACAAGCAGGCTGATGGCGTCGACGCGGCGAGCCTCACGCACGCGGCCGTCGACGGCACCGAGGTCATCGACAGCGGTGCGTTCACCGGCATGACCTGTCCTGCCGGCAAGAGCGTGAGCGAATGGGTGAAAGAGACCGTCGTGCCGGCGTTCATCAAGCAGCTGGTGGCCGAGGGTCTTGGCGAGGCGCGGGTGAACTACCGCCTGCGCGACTGGCTCATCAGCCGGCAGCGCTACTGGGGGGCGCCCATCCCCATCATCCACTGCCCGAAGTGCGGTGAGGTGCCCGTGCCCGAAGACCAGCTGCCGGTGCGCCTGCCGGATGTCGAGAAGTACCAGCCCAGCGGCACGGGCGAGTCGCCGCTGGCCACCATCCCCGGATTCGTGAACGTGTCGTGTCCGACATGCGGGACAGAGGCGCGTCGCGAGACCGATACCATGGGCGGCTTCGCGTGCTCGTCATGGTACTTTCTGCGGTTTTGCGATCCGCACAACGACAAGGCTCCGTTTGATGCCGAGAAGGCGCGCTACTGGCTGCCGGTCGACCTCTACGTGGGGGGCGCCGAGCACGCGGTCATGCACCTGCTGTATGCGCGCTTCTGGACCAAGGCCATGCACGACGGCGGCCTCATCGACTTCGACGAGCCGTTCCAGACGCTGCGCAACCAGGGCATGCTGCTGGGGTGGACCCCCGGGCGACGCCCCGTGGGCAGCGAGGCCAACGAGGAGGCCGACGAGAGCATCGTCGACTGGGTGGTGCTGCGACCGGAAGAGCGCGCGGGCTTCCCCGAAGATCAGATCATGTACCGCTGGGTGAAGATGTCGAAGTCGTACGGCAACGTGGTCACGCCAGACGAGATGGCCGAGCAGTACGGCGCCGATGTGCTGCGCGTGTATGAGCTGTTCGTGGCCCCCTTCGAAGATGCCGTGCAGTGGAGCAATCAGGGGATGAACGGGGCGGCGCGCTTCGTGAACCGTGTGTGGCGCCTCTATGGAGAGGGGCTTGCGCGCTTCAAGGGCGACTGGGCGGCCCGCATCGCAGACGTTGGCGGTCCGACGCACGAGAAGATGCGTCGCAAGCTTCACCAGGTGCTGCGCAAGGTGGGCGACGATCTGTCGAGCTTCCGCTTCAACGTGGGTCTTGCTGCACTGATGGAGCTGGTGAATGAGGCCGTGCCGTACTTCGGCAGCGCTGACGCTGACGACGACGTGTGCAGCGAGGTCATGGAGCTGCTCTGCCTCATGCTGGCTCCCGTGACGCCCCACATGTGCGACGAGCTGT
- a CDS encoding sel1 repeat family protein: MGAVSCIAMVLRVAGCVKRWERCEFVAFSANPSTAPPHEEAAARARTPSRVTHPSPNKDPEALHREGLALASEERHEEAAARFLEAAIAGVADAQYSIGTCYINGTGVAPFDAEGLSWLLRAADQDHPLAMCALGLYYAKLDEAQSVTWYRRAAELGFASAQYELGMCLLTGHGVEVDEKEAQRWLRDAAGQGDAAAATNLAITMLGGAPDDQAEALRWLHRAALAGFPAACHGLGVLYTEGRAAPVDEVCALMWMRQASRKGWTQARLALDRLFATGALAPPADAGDIEETRAAADRGDAEARHALATAYALGLEVEANETAAHHLFSRAAREGSARSQLAMGLRLLRGIGAEPDPEAALDWLRQAADHLALAAFLLSECHALGSGVERDDAQALHWLQTAARSSPHAAYKAGVLLAKGQGASRDPAAALRHFEDAAARGDVLALGQLARCFASGFGTSPSPERAAVYATQAKAFGLPID, from the coding sequence GTGGGGGCGGTGTCTTGCATCGCGATGGTTCTCCGTGTGGCAGGCTGTGTGAAGAGATGGGAAAGGTGCGAGTTCGTCGCCTTCAGTGCGAACCCTTCGACAGCGCCCCCCCACGAGGAAGCCGCGGCTCGGGCGCGAACCCCCTCCCGCGTGACACATCCGTCCCCCAACAAAGACCCGGAGGCCCTGCACCGCGAAGGGCTGGCCCTCGCCAGCGAAGAGCGCCATGAAGAGGCCGCCGCCCGCTTCCTCGAAGCCGCCATCGCCGGCGTTGCCGACGCCCAGTACAGCATCGGCACCTGCTACATCAACGGCACGGGGGTGGCCCCCTTCGACGCCGAGGGGCTCTCGTGGCTGCTGCGCGCCGCCGATCAAGACCACCCCCTGGCCATGTGCGCCCTCGGGCTGTACTACGCCAAGCTCGATGAGGCGCAATCGGTGACGTGGTATCGAAGAGCCGCCGAGCTCGGCTTCGCCAGCGCACAGTACGAGCTCGGCATGTGCCTGCTCACAGGCCACGGGGTCGAGGTCGACGAGAAGGAGGCCCAGCGCTGGTTGCGAGACGCCGCCGGGCAGGGCGACGCCGCCGCCGCCACCAACCTCGCCATCACAATGCTCGGCGGTGCGCCCGACGATCAGGCCGAAGCCCTGCGATGGCTGCACCGCGCCGCACTCGCGGGGTTCCCCGCCGCCTGTCACGGTCTCGGCGTGCTCTACACCGAAGGCCGCGCCGCACCCGTCGACGAGGTGTGCGCGCTCATGTGGATGCGCCAGGCCTCACGCAAGGGCTGGACCCAGGCCCGTCTGGCCCTCGACCGACTCTTCGCCACGGGCGCGCTCGCGCCACCCGCCGACGCAGGCGACATCGAGGAGACCCGCGCCGCGGCCGACCGAGGCGACGCCGAGGCGCGGCACGCGCTGGCCACGGCCTATGCCCTCGGTCTGGAGGTAGAGGCCAACGAGACCGCGGCCCATCACCTGTTCAGCCGCGCGGCGCGAGAGGGTTCTGCGCGATCGCAGCTGGCCATGGGGCTGCGCCTGCTGCGGGGCATCGGTGCCGAGCCCGACCCTGAGGCCGCCCTCGACTGGCTTCGCCAGGCGGCCGACCACCTCGCCCTCGCCGCCTTCCTGCTCAGCGAGTGCCACGCCCTGGGCAGCGGGGTCGAACGCGACGACGCACAGGCGCTTCACTGGCTGCAGACGGCCGCCCGGAGCTCGCCTCACGCCGCCTACAAGGCAGGCGTGCTGCTTGCGAAAGGCCAGGGGGCATCACGCGACCCAGCCGCTGCGCTGCGCCACTTCGAGGACGCCGCCGCTCGGGGTGACGTGCTCGCCCTGGGCCAGCTTGCCCGCTGCTTCGCAAGCGGCTTCGGCACCTCGCCGTCTCCCGAACGGGCGGCCGTCTACGCCACCCAGGCCAAGGCCTTCGGTCTACCGATCGACTGA